A genomic window from Triticum urartu cultivar G1812 chromosome 7, Tu2.1, whole genome shotgun sequence includes:
- the LOC125522685 gene encoding auxin-responsive protein SAUR40-like: MKEVGQKKNILAKTLQKCRSLGHRRQPAAYGGGGSASAPASPRAADGRAAAWAVPAGYFAVLVGPEKERFAVRARCANHPLFRALLDEAETEYGFAGCAGPLELPCAVDDFMEVMWEMEQGGGVASSPSCARFAGRGHHQQQQRHGYHMLSPGTFRFLVAGRS; this comes from the coding sequence ATGAAGGAGGTGGGTCAGAAGAAGAACATCCTGGCCAAGACGCTCCAGAAGTGCCGGTCGTTGGGCCACCGGAGGCAGCCGGCAGCCTACGGCGGTGGCGGCAGCGCCAGTGCCCCGGCGTCGCCACGCGCGGCCGATGgcagggcggcggcgtgggccgTGCCGGCGGGGTACTTCGCCGTGCTCGTGGGGCCGGAGAAGGAGCGGTTCGCGGTGCGCGCCAGGTGCGCGAACCACCCCCTGTTCCGGGCGCTGCTGGACGAGGCCGAGACGGAGTACGGCTTCGCCGGCTGCGCCGGCCCGCTCGAGCTGCCCTGCGCCGTcgatgatttcatggaggtgatgtgggaGATGGAGCAGGGGGGCGGCGTCGCGTCGTCGCCCAGCTGCGCTCGCTTCGCCGGCAGGGGCCACCACCAACAACAACAGCGCCACGGGTACCACATGTTGAGTCCGGGCACGTTCCGGTTCCTCGTCGCCGGCCGATCGTGA